TAGCCCCCCAGCCCCTCTCCACCCCGGAGGCTGCCTCCCTCACCTGTGTGCACGCGCAGATGCACTTTGAGGTGATGCGCCGAGCGGAAAGATTTTCCGCAGAAGGGACAATCCTTGCCGGTGGCGCCCCGGCCCCCTTCAGGCCTGGTCCCTCCAACCAACAGCCCATTCTCTTCTGCAACACAAACGTTAAGGGGAAGTCAGGGGGCCCTTCACCCTATCCAGGTCCCGCATAcccaccccacacccaccccatAAGGCTGCCTCCCCTCGGGGTCCAGGAGGAAACAGCAGGTATGGGGGAACTGGAACCTGAGCGATTAGATTTTTTTGTGACTAAAGAGTTAAGTGTTCTCATATGATGGCAAAGCCTCCAGGAAAAAGcgaaagaaacaacaacaacaacaaaaaaaaactcaggagaaataaaagataggttcttttaaaaaggaaactacaaGGGGAATGGCGGCGTAAGAGTCAGAGGAGAACGCGGTGTACCCCGAGAGGAGGATCCCTACATACCCTGTGTGGCGGTCGATCTCGCCTGGGCCCCAGCAGCAGGCGCAGAGTGCCCAGGTCCCTCACCCGGGCGCGGGTGCAGGGAAGCCAGAGGACCCATTGACCTGCCCCGGGCCCAGGTCTCCTCCTCGgcctccaccacctcctcttcctcctcgggCTCCTCCGCACGGTGCCGGCGAGCCCGGGCCGGGAGAGCAGAGGATAGCGGGCGAAAGCCTCCGAAGCTGCGGCCGGCCCCGGGCTCAGCACCCTCGCCATTGGGCCGGCCCTCACCAGCTCGCAGGCTCAGGTAGCCCAAGAGGCTCGGGGGCTCACGGCGCTCGGCCGGGGTAGGTGCCGGAGCCAAGAGGAGCGCTGGGCCCAACGGCTCATAGGCCAGCAGGCCCAGGTCAGGAGGCTGGGGAGCCCGGGCAGGCCCGGAGCCAGGCCCCGGGGCACGCAGTGGGCCCAGCTTGCTGGCGTGCACCTTCATGTGGTTCTTaaggaaccagggctccttgAAGCAGCGGCCGCACACGGGACACGCGTGATCGAAGGAGGCCTTGTGCTTGCGCATGTGGCCCTTGAGAAACCAAGACTGTGTAAAGCTCTGGCCGCACACTTGGCAGCGGAACTCCGGAGGTGCTGGGGGCTCGTCGGGAGCTGCAGGAGCTGGGGCCGGGTTTGCCTCACGTTCGGGCTCCGGCTCTGGCTCCGGCTCAGGGACCGATCTGGGTTCGGGCTGgggtggaggctgaggctggggcgcAGCGGAGGTGGCCGCCAGAGGGCGTTCGGGAGCTCCGTGGGCGGTCAGGCTATGGTGCAGCAGCTCCTCCTCCTGGCTGGCGCCGAAACTGCACAGGCCACACTTCCAGGgcctgtgcaggatgtgcaggtggCGTTCGCGCTCCGCCAAGGTGCGAAACTTGCCTTTGCAGTAGGGGCAACGGAAGGCGGACGATGAAGGAGCCTGTGGCCGCGCCAAGCCCTCAGTGGCAGGGGCGGCCTGCATGCCCCCTGAGCTTCGGGCTCTCCCAAGTCGAGCCTCACGCAGTAGCGCACGCTCTTCCAATTCCAGCAACAGGCGTGCAGCAGGACTACGTGGGCGCTCAGGCTGGTGTGTGCGCAGGTGCGAGCGCAGCAGAGCCCGCTGCGCCGCACGGTGGCCGCAGTGAGGACACTGGAAGGCCTGGGCGCCTGGGTGTGCCCGCAGGTGCAAAGCCAGGATAGAGTTGAAGCGGAAGCGCTTCCCGCATACAGGGCAGGGGAAGCGCCGTTCGCCTGCGCGACTCTCAGACCAGCTCACTGCTCCCATCCCAGGTGACCCTGTGCTCACGGCTGGCCCGTTGGAATATCTCTGCAGATCCAGCTCACCGTCGAAAGCCGGCGGCGACGGCGCTAAGTGGCCGCTCGGGGCGCGGGGACGTGAGCCCTGTGGAGAAAGATCTGCGTAGAGCAAAGGGTGAAGGAAGGTAGAGCTGTAAAGGAAGCAAGGGCATCGCCTCGAGGGCCAGAAAGACGACACGAGGGAAGGTGGGCTGGGGTCTGAACTAGGAACACAGGGTGCCACTCACCTCGGGAAGTTGGGGGGGCTGTGTGGGAATCGAGATGTCAGGGCCAAGGTGTTAACTTCTAACAATGGGAGGTGAAAGAGATAGAGAGGTAGGCAGGAGAGGGAGTATACAGTTGTAGGTAGGTACTTGTAGGTTGAAGTCAGAGCTTCACTCACCTCCATGGACCCCCTTCACATTCTTTGGTTCTGGGGAGtgcagggaagaggaggaaaggctGCTAATGAAGGCAACAGGTGCTGTGGAGCTAAAGCAAGAGACAGATTTGGAGGAAAAGGTGAGCCCTAGTTTTCAGCAGTAAAGTCACTCCCTACCCCTAGACTCTCAGCACTCTGTATTCCAAAAACCAATCCCTTCTCCCTACTTGCATCTTGAGGCACGAAAGGGCTGCTATACTAAAAAACTGTACCCCTTGATTTGCCAAGCCCACCAGCCTCCCAGATAATTCAAATTTCCTAcccaaattctgtattttaaatgcatGGTCCAGAACAACCACAGCTACCCCCCACCCCCGGCGGTGGGGAAGACCATCACAGTATGCCCCCCTCCCATGTAGGTTGGGCTGTACAGTGTGGTGAGCAAATGGAGTGGGCTTGACATGCTCCCCAGTTATCCAAGTGGGACCAGTTGCTCTGAGAACCCTGACCAGCCAGCCACACATCCTTCCAGGTTCCACAGTGCTTCCTGCTGCCCTTACCCTTTCTGTCTTTCCCCCTTcattctccctccctctgcctggattCCTGATCCATTCATTTCCATTCATTACAGAGACTCATTCATGCATGGGAGAGAAACACCTCCCAGCAGCAGAGTCTGAAGACAGACAGAGGGGGAGGGGCGTGAAGGGGGAGGGAGCCAGAGGGAGAAGGAATGAAGAGAGAGTTGGGGGAGGAGTGGAAGTTAAGGGGCACAGCTAGCCTGGGGAAGGGGTTAAAAACTGCAAATACCGTATAGGATTCATCCCCTTGTTTCAAACCTTGGAGCCTGCAGTATGATGGGGCATCTGAGCCCCTTTGTCCAGGGCTGTTCTGAGGCAGGCTTTCCTCCTCTCTGCAGGGGAGAGGCTCCCTCACACAAGAGGAGGATTACACTGGCTCTGAGCTCAAGAGGCTGGAGTGAGGGACGGGGGGCGGGGCTGGGCCATCTGCACAGATAGGGACTCAGCACATGCTCTGAGCAGGAAGGGGTTAAAATTCTCCAGGCTAAAATTCCCTAGGCCTGGGACTTGAAGAGCTCCAGTGCTGGGGAAGAAGAGCACTGAAAGGAAGAGgatggggggtgggaggggggtaCTGATCCTAAGCTGCAGAGGAGTTCAGCATGAGGACTTAGAAGAAACCCCAGGATCAGGATTCATGGAAGTAGTCCTGGAGGATGACCAGAAGTCATCTAGTCTACCTTTCTGCCTCGTATAGAATTGTATCTGGTCAAGGCTAAACAAATGTGGgcctaacttctttttttttttttttttttttttttttttgcctaagaaagaatatctgagatATAAAGAACTTCCTTACAATAGGCATCATGAAACTGAAATAGgttactgagaaagaaaaagatgcaaaCATTACTTTGCCTAAGGATCTTTAATGGAAAAGAACTGGGCCAAGCATCAACCTGCCTGTCAGCAGAGAGAAAAAGCTCTGGAGGTCCAAGGCTTCTTCAATTTTTGACATTTATTGTATGTGTTAAGACTCCATGAAGGGGCAAGTACCTGTTACATGTGGAATCTGGGCTATAGGATTATTATTAGCAGACGATTAATTAACAAAGTGTCCTTGTCCAAGGGTCACTAGGCGACTTCCACTACCATTTAATATGTGTATTTCTGTAGCTTCAAATTAGGGCACCCTCTCTCATCCTCTGGATCTTTTCCTGGGACTAAGAGCCTTGCCAAGCTCACTGAATAATGTCACAAAAGGTGAATTAGAATAGGACTGAGGTGTACAAGGCTATTGTAGGCCCAGTCTGAACATTGATAACCCGACAACCTTCACTAAATCACTTAACTTCCCAGTTTACTCAACAGTAAAATAGGGGATTGGACTAATTTATATTGTTAGTCCCTTCCTGCTCAAAAATAATGTTTGTGGTTCTAAGTCACAGGAGTCATTTGGACCACAGAGAGATGTTAAAACAAATGGTCATCCCTTCAGTACCATGGAGAGTGCAGTGGGCTACCACAGAAGCCACTTTGGCCACCTCAGTACCATAGATGAGCTATGAGGTGCTAGAGGGGCTGTTTGCCATTTTAGCATCACAGATACAACACAGAAAAgctagagcattttttttttttttcgttccTATCTGGAAACCATAGAAAAAAACCCAGTGGTACCAGAGGGATTATTTTGGCCTTTTGGATGTCACTGAAAATAGAAAGAGCTAATAGAAAATAGATGTAACTAGAAGAATTTTAATTAGCTATAAGGAGCATCCTGACAGTTACAGTTTGTACATCCTGGAATGAGTTACTGAGGCATCATATTTGGGTCCATCACATTCTGTTGCTCTCCTGGGGATTCCCGGAACATCCTGGTGTACAGCCAATCTGGTATATTCAGAGGAAGCagatggtggtggggggggggtgctGGAAATACTGCATGGTCATAGCTGACTAACCTATGGGCACATACTCTGATTCTGAGAAGATTCTAGGGCCCCTAAAACTGTCTGTAGGATAGCAAGCAAAATCTCATATGAAGTTGGCCTCATATCTGAGGCAAGAAGAATGGAAACAGGGCAAAGCTTCctctcccaaaacaaaacaatgataaaCCGCTTTGCACATCGCAGTTTCCAGAACAGAAATAGAGTGATATGCAAGAAGGCCCAGACTGAAGCTGAATTCCCCAGCAGGGAAAGTTTCCCCAGAGGGTGGGCTAAAATCAACAAAACTCACTGAGATACCTTCCTAGGCCCAATCAAGATCTCCTGAATCATCTCTGTGTCAAACCAGGTTCCAGACACCTGATCCCATGATTTTTTCTTAGTAGGGGAAAGAACTGACAGGGACTGGGATACTATGAACATGCCTTGGAACTGAGGTCATGTGTGTATTGCCCCTGGGCAACAATCACAGAGTTTTCCATAGTCAGGACTTAAACACCATCCTCGAGACTTGGCCAGACCGCAGCACTGACCTACTTTCCACCCCCACTGGGAATCAGGGGTTATCTTGCCCTTATTTGGATTCTATAAGGATGCAGGGCCAGGGATAGGTATCAGAAACCTTTCAAAAGCAACAGGCCAATTATCCTCACGTTCTGGGGCAGCTGGCAGGGAAGTGGGTGTGGACCGCTAAACCTTAGTAAAGAAGGATGAAATGGTTGGcaaaaaaacttagaaacaacAAGGAGAGGTACAAAGAAGTATCTATCTCCTAAATGAACCACAAAGACTGTCCCTCAAGTTTTGTAATTCAAAAGTTCCTAGGGTCACAGTATAAGG
Above is a window of Callithrix jacchus isolate 240 chromosome 8, calJac240_pri, whole genome shotgun sequence DNA encoding:
- the ZNF219 gene encoding zinc finger protein 219 isoform X1, which codes for MRARAGGGGPGRGRGPGRGRGGRGPAHLPRPHVTLTPAPPARRPPPPPPPPAPPPPARGSSTAPVAFISSLSSSSLHSPEPKNVKGVHGDLSPQGSRPRAPSGHLAPSPPAFDGELDLQRYSNGPAVSTGSPGMGAVSWSESRAGERRFPCPVCGKRFRFNSILALHLRAHPGAQAFQCPHCGHRAAQRALLRSHLRTHQPERPRSPAARLLLELEERALLREARLGRARSSGGMQAAPATEGLARPQAPSSSAFRCPYCKGKFRTLAERERHLHILHRPWKCGLCSFGASQEEELLHHSLTAHGAPERPLAATSAAPQPQPPPQPEPRSVPEPEPEPEPEREANPAPAPAAPDEPPAPPEFRCQVCGQSFTQSWFLKGHMRKHKASFDHACPVCGRCFKEPWFLKNHMKVHASKLGPLRAPGPGSGPARAPQPPDLGLLAYEPLGPALLLAPAPTPAERREPPSLLGYLSLRAGEGRPNGEGAEPGAGRSFGGFRPLSSALPARARRHRAEEPEEEEEVVEAEEETWARGRSMGPLASLHPRPGEGPGHSAPAAGAQARSTATQEENGLLVGGTRPEGGRGATGKDCPFCGKSFRSAHHLKVHLRVHTGERPYKCPHCDYAGTQSGSLKYHLQRHHREQRSGAGPGPPPEPPPPSQRGLVPTSGAKPSPQPATWVEGASSPRPPSSGAGPGSRRKPASPGRTLRNGRGGEAEPLDLSLRAGPGGEAGPGGALHRCLFCPFATGAPELMALHLQVHHSRRARGRRPPQADASPPYVRIPSGETPPSPSQEGAEGSGQSRPGEAGLGGQER
- the ZNF219 gene encoding zinc finger protein 219 isoform X2, with translation MRGGRAASLSGCAPPRPRPSSTAPVAFISSLSSSSLHSPEPKNVKGVHGDLSPQGSRPRAPSGHLAPSPPAFDGELDLQRYSNGPAVSTGSPGMGAVSWSESRAGERRFPCPVCGKRFRFNSILALHLRAHPGAQAFQCPHCGHRAAQRALLRSHLRTHQPERPRSPAARLLLELEERALLREARLGRARSSGGMQAAPATEGLARPQAPSSSAFRCPYCKGKFRTLAERERHLHILHRPWKCGLCSFGASQEEELLHHSLTAHGAPERPLAATSAAPQPQPPPQPEPRSVPEPEPEPEPEREANPAPAPAAPDEPPAPPEFRCQVCGQSFTQSWFLKGHMRKHKASFDHACPVCGRCFKEPWFLKNHMKVHASKLGPLRAPGPGSGPARAPQPPDLGLLAYEPLGPALLLAPAPTPAERREPPSLLGYLSLRAGEGRPNGEGAEPGAGRSFGGFRPLSSALPARARRHRAEEPEEEEEVVEAEEETWARGRSMGPLASLHPRPGEGPGHSAPAAGAQARSTATQEENGLLVGGTRPEGGRGATGKDCPFCGKSFRSAHHLKVHLRVHTGERPYKCPHCDYAGTQSGSLKYHLQRHHREQRSGAGPGPPPEPPPPSQRGLVPTSGAKPSPQPATWVEGASSPRPPSSGAGPGSRRKPASPGRTLRNGRGGEAEPLDLSLRAGPGGEAGPGGALHRCLFCPFATGAPELMALHLQVHHSRRARGRRPPQADASPPYVRIPSGETPPSPSQEGAEGSGQSRPGEAGLGGQER
- the ZNF219 gene encoding zinc finger protein 219 isoform X5; translation: MEGSRPRAPSGHLAPSPPAFDGELDLQRYSNGPAVSTGSPGMGAVSWSESRAGERRFPCPVCGKRFRFNSILALHLRAHPGAQAFQCPHCGHRAAQRALLRSHLRTHQPERPRSPAARLLLELEERALLREARLGRARSSGGMQAAPATEGLARPQAPSSSAFRCPYCKGKFRTLAERERHLHILHRPWKCGLCSFGASQEEELLHHSLTAHGAPERPLAATSAAPQPQPPPQPEPRSVPEPEPEPEPEREANPAPAPAAPDEPPAPPEFRCQVCGQSFTQSWFLKGHMRKHKASFDHACPVCGRCFKEPWFLKNHMKVHASKLGPLRAPGPGSGPARAPQPPDLGLLAYEPLGPALLLAPAPTPAERREPPSLLGYLSLRAGEGRPNGEGAEPGAGRSFGGFRPLSSALPARARRHRAEEPEEEEEVVEAEEETWARGRSMGPLASLHPRPGEGPGHSAPAAGAQARSTATQEENGLLVGGTRPEGGRGATGKDCPFCGKSFRSAHHLKVHLRVHTGERPYKCPHCDYAGTQSGSLKYHLQRHHREQRSGAGPGPPPEPPPPSQRGLVPTSGAKPSPQPATWVEGASSPRPPSSGAGPGSRRKPASPGRTLRNGRGGEAEPLDLSLRAGPGGEAGPGGALHRCLFCPFATGAPELMALHLQVHHSRRARGRRPPQADASPPYVRIPSGETPPSPSQEGAEGSGQSRPGEAGLGGQER
- the ZNF219 gene encoding zinc finger protein 219 isoform X4, with the protein product MNPIRSTAPVAFISSLSSSSLHSPEPKNVKGVHGDLSPQGSRPRAPSGHLAPSPPAFDGELDLQRYSNGPAVSTGSPGMGAVSWSESRAGERRFPCPVCGKRFRFNSILALHLRAHPGAQAFQCPHCGHRAAQRALLRSHLRTHQPERPRSPAARLLLELEERALLREARLGRARSSGGMQAAPATEGLARPQAPSSSAFRCPYCKGKFRTLAERERHLHILHRPWKCGLCSFGASQEEELLHHSLTAHGAPERPLAATSAAPQPQPPPQPEPRSVPEPEPEPEPEREANPAPAPAAPDEPPAPPEFRCQVCGQSFTQSWFLKGHMRKHKASFDHACPVCGRCFKEPWFLKNHMKVHASKLGPLRAPGPGSGPARAPQPPDLGLLAYEPLGPALLLAPAPTPAERREPPSLLGYLSLRAGEGRPNGEGAEPGAGRSFGGFRPLSSALPARARRHRAEEPEEEEEVVEAEEETWARGRSMGPLASLHPRPGEGPGHSAPAAGAQARSTATQEENGLLVGGTRPEGGRGATGKDCPFCGKSFRSAHHLKVHLRVHTGERPYKCPHCDYAGTQSGSLKYHLQRHHREQRSGAGPGPPPEPPPPSQRGLVPTSGAKPSPQPATWVEGASSPRPPSSGAGPGSRRKPASPGRTLRNGRGGEAEPLDLSLRAGPGGEAGPGGALHRCLFCPFATGAPELMALHLQVHHSRRARGRRPPQADASPPYVRIPSGETPPSPSQEGAEGSGQSRPGEAGLGGQER
- the ZNF219 gene encoding zinc finger protein 219 isoform X6; protein product: MGAVSWSESRAGERRFPCPVCGKRFRFNSILALHLRAHPGAQAFQCPHCGHRAAQRALLRSHLRTHQPERPRSPAARLLLELEERALLREARLGRARSSGGMQAAPATEGLARPQAPSSSAFRCPYCKGKFRTLAERERHLHILHRPWKCGLCSFGASQEEELLHHSLTAHGAPERPLAATSAAPQPQPPPQPEPRSVPEPEPEPEPEREANPAPAPAAPDEPPAPPEFRCQVCGQSFTQSWFLKGHMRKHKASFDHACPVCGRCFKEPWFLKNHMKVHASKLGPLRAPGPGSGPARAPQPPDLGLLAYEPLGPALLLAPAPTPAERREPPSLLGYLSLRAGEGRPNGEGAEPGAGRSFGGFRPLSSALPARARRHRAEEPEEEEEVVEAEEETWARGRSMGPLASLHPRPGEGPGHSAPAAGAQARSTATQEENGLLVGGTRPEGGRGATGKDCPFCGKSFRSAHHLKVHLRVHTGERPYKCPHCDYAGTQSGSLKYHLQRHHREQRSGAGPGPPPEPPPPSQRGLVPTSGAKPSPQPATWVEGASSPRPPSSGAGPGSRRKPASPGRTLRNGRGGEAEPLDLSLRAGPGGEAGPGGALHRCLFCPFATGAPELMALHLQVHHSRRARGRRPPQADASPPYVRIPSGETPPSPSQEGAEGSGQSRPGEAGLGGQER
- the ZNF219 gene encoding zinc finger protein 219 isoform X3, with translation MLGQKERQSQLLPCSTAPVAFISSLSSSSLHSPEPKNVKGVHGDLSPQGSRPRAPSGHLAPSPPAFDGELDLQRYSNGPAVSTGSPGMGAVSWSESRAGERRFPCPVCGKRFRFNSILALHLRAHPGAQAFQCPHCGHRAAQRALLRSHLRTHQPERPRSPAARLLLELEERALLREARLGRARSSGGMQAAPATEGLARPQAPSSSAFRCPYCKGKFRTLAERERHLHILHRPWKCGLCSFGASQEEELLHHSLTAHGAPERPLAATSAAPQPQPPPQPEPRSVPEPEPEPEPEREANPAPAPAAPDEPPAPPEFRCQVCGQSFTQSWFLKGHMRKHKASFDHACPVCGRCFKEPWFLKNHMKVHASKLGPLRAPGPGSGPARAPQPPDLGLLAYEPLGPALLLAPAPTPAERREPPSLLGYLSLRAGEGRPNGEGAEPGAGRSFGGFRPLSSALPARARRHRAEEPEEEEEVVEAEEETWARGRSMGPLASLHPRPGEGPGHSAPAAGAQARSTATQEENGLLVGGTRPEGGRGATGKDCPFCGKSFRSAHHLKVHLRVHTGERPYKCPHCDYAGTQSGSLKYHLQRHHREQRSGAGPGPPPEPPPPSQRGLVPTSGAKPSPQPATWVEGASSPRPPSSGAGPGSRRKPASPGRTLRNGRGGEAEPLDLSLRAGPGGEAGPGGALHRCLFCPFATGAPELMALHLQVHHSRRARGRRPPQADASPPYVRIPSGETPPSPSQEGAEGSGQSRPGEAGLGGQER